One window of Gloeothece citriformis PCC 7424 genomic DNA carries:
- a CDS encoding DUF5132 domain-containing protein, producing MAFKVTDLWENVAEEFGIPGIAAGLGAVVLAPLLIPAVGKVGKPVAKAAIKGSIVLYEKSRGVLAEAGEVLEDLVAEAKVELAEQQTQNPGTAETSSEVG from the coding sequence ATGGCTTTTAAAGTAACAGACTTATGGGAAAATGTAGCAGAAGAATTTGGCATTCCCGGAATAGCTGCCGGACTAGGGGCTGTTGTTCTTGCTCCCCTTCTCATTCCTGCTGTAGGTAAAGTCGGTAAACCCGTTGCTAAAGCAGCCATCAAAGGCTCGATCGTCCTGTACGAAAAGAGTAGAGGGGTCTTAGCCGAAGCCGGTGAAGTGTTGGAAGATTTAGTTGCAGAAGCTAAAGTAGAATTAGCCGAACAACAAACCCAAAACCCTGGAACGGCTGAAACATCTTCCGAAGTCGGTTAG
- a CDS encoding DUF2382 domain-containing protein — protein MMDNQPINPEKETDNYQIELLQEKLKIKRSRRKIGEVVIRKEIETQFIEIPIRQEKLIVEQIGNETKRLAEINLSRETIADLDLLTHDQINSPVKVVEGKFSSLEEAVEILAMIARQTPHGCTQVQVKLFLEDSKFEQTYQIMFQQYIEKSSNNSISHPSV, from the coding sequence ATGATGGATAATCAACCAATTAATCCTGAAAAAGAAACCGACAACTACCAGATTGAACTCTTGCAAGAAAAACTTAAAATTAAGCGCAGCAGACGGAAAATCGGAGAAGTTGTTATTCGTAAAGAAATTGAAACCCAGTTTATAGAAATTCCTATTCGACAAGAAAAATTAATTGTTGAACAAATCGGCAATGAAACAAAACGATTAGCAGAAATCAACCTCAGTCGAGAAACGATCGCCGATCTTGACTTATTAACTCATGATCAGATTAATTCTCCGGTTAAGGTTGTTGAGGGAAAATTTTCTTCTCTTGAAGAAGCGGTAGAAATATTAGCGATGATTGCTCGGCAAACTCCTCACGGTTGCACTCAAGTACAAGTGAAACTATTTCTCGAAGATTCTAAATTTGAACAAACCTATCAGATTATGTTTCAACAATATATTGAAAAATCCTCTAATAATTCTATCAGCCATCCCTCAGTTTAA
- a CDS encoding heavy metal translocating P-type ATPase, producing MVNLALAPVKAVNRGESFKKSVALATATSLDKLSLSCPQVAYRIVHDVPGRIRFRIPKIVHDLDYSQALQALVSVDEEITHLKVKRAAGSVTFYYQPEKISQKESRSYCIELIQLANHPDIYLQRDEILSQCEKSDNKISWSALKLPMVATVLALLNGPLGLTLPALVVRGIIAAAAVPVAKRAWESFQEERKLNVDFLDLSAITIVTAQSHFLTSCSMLVLIQLGETIRELTARSSQSKALDLLSSLAQSAWVEREGQKLEIPLEQLLPEDTVIVYPGEQIPVDGHILRGKALIDEQRLTGESMPVVKNEGEMVYASTLVREGQIYVLAERLGEETRAGQTLKMLKEVPIHDTRMENYAAKLADRTVMPTLLLGSLVFALTRNPARAASVLTIDFATGIRVSVPTTIMAALYGAARRGVLIRSGRALEQLAQVDAIVFDKTGTLTQGNIQVIGIKTASPDIAPQRVIQLAAAAEKRITHPVAEAVIRYAKDQKLDIPSRGEWDYQVGLGIRADIEGHDVLVGSERFLIKEGVNVEPLYDHNPELKEASYPLIYVASDGEIMGVLEYTDPLRAESPEVIRALREDIGAEIHILTGDNQQRAAAVAQILNIPPSQTHAEAFPETKAQIVQDLHNQGLTVAFVGDGLNDSAALAYADVSVSFRDGSDVARETADVVLMRNNLEGLVEAITIARNAKKIIYQNAGIVGVPNLCGLAIAATVGINPMTATMINNGSSVLAGMNGLRPVLTAKTEDEEQQ from the coding sequence ATGGTCAATTTAGCACTTGCTCCTGTCAAAGCTGTCAACAGGGGGGAATCTTTCAAAAAATCCGTAGCACTCGCCACAGCGACGAGTCTGGACAAATTAAGCTTATCTTGTCCCCAGGTCGCCTATCGCATCGTTCATGACGTGCCAGGACGGATTAGATTTCGCATTCCGAAAATTGTTCACGATCTCGACTATTCTCAGGCATTACAAGCCTTAGTCTCGGTCGATGAAGAGATTACCCATCTCAAGGTTAAACGAGCGGCGGGTTCGGTTACGTTTTACTATCAACCTGAGAAAATTTCCCAAAAAGAGAGCCGGTCTTATTGCATCGAATTGATCCAACTGGCCAATCATCCGGACATTTATCTACAACGGGATGAAATTCTCTCTCAATGCGAAAAATCAGATAATAAGATTTCCTGGTCTGCCCTCAAACTGCCGATGGTAGCGACAGTATTAGCCCTTCTCAATGGGCCATTGGGGCTAACCCTGCCGGCTTTGGTGGTACGAGGAATCATTGCGGCGGCGGCGGTGCCGGTTGCCAAACGAGCTTGGGAAAGTTTTCAAGAAGAACGCAAGCTTAACGTTGATTTTCTCGACTTGAGTGCGATTACCATTGTCACTGCTCAGAGCCATTTCTTGACCTCATGCAGTATGTTGGTTCTGATTCAACTTGGGGAAACCATTCGAGAACTAACCGCCCGTTCTTCCCAAAGTAAAGCCTTAGACTTGCTCAGTTCTTTAGCTCAAAGTGCTTGGGTAGAAAGAGAGGGTCAAAAGCTAGAAATTCCCCTAGAACAACTTCTCCCCGAAGATACGGTTATTGTTTATCCAGGGGAACAAATTCCCGTCGATGGTCATATTCTGCGGGGTAAAGCCCTCATCGATGAGCAAAGATTGACCGGGGAATCGATGCCGGTGGTCAAAAATGAGGGAGAAATGGTCTATGCTTCTACCTTAGTTAGAGAAGGGCAAATTTATGTCCTAGCAGAACGCTTAGGAGAAGAAACCCGAGCCGGACAAACCCTCAAAATGCTCAAAGAAGTACCCATCCATGACACCCGGATGGAAAACTATGCGGCTAAATTGGCTGATCGAACCGTAATGCCTACCCTATTACTGGGATCATTGGTTTTTGCCCTCACCCGTAACCCCGCTAGAGCCGCTTCTGTCTTGACGATCGATTTTGCCACCGGGATCCGGGTATCCGTTCCCACCACCATCATGGCCGCCTTATATGGAGCAGCCCGCCGAGGAGTCCTGATCCGCAGTGGACGGGCATTAGAACAACTCGCCCAAGTCGATGCGATCGTCTTTGATAAGACCGGAACCTTAACCCAAGGAAATATTCAAGTCATCGGCATCAAAACCGCCTCACCCGATATTGCACCTCAACGAGTGATCCAACTGGCGGCAGCCGCAGAAAAACGGATTACTCACCCTGTCGCGGAGGCAGTTATACGTTATGCTAAAGATCAAAAACTCGATATTCCTTCTCGTGGTGAGTGGGATTATCAAGTCGGCTTAGGCATTCGCGCGGACATAGAAGGTCATGATGTGTTAGTCGGTAGCGAACGGTTCTTAATCAAAGAAGGGGTTAACGTTGAGCCACTTTATGACCATAATCCTGAACTCAAAGAAGCCAGCTATCCTCTAATTTATGTGGCCAGTGACGGGGAAATTATGGGCGTACTTGAATATACTGACCCCTTACGCGCAGAAAGTCCAGAAGTGATTAGAGCCTTACGGGAAGATATCGGAGCAGAAATTCATATCCTCACCGGTGATAATCAACAACGCGCCGCCGCCGTTGCCCAAATTTTAAATATTCCCCCCAGTCAAACCCACGCGGAAGCCTTCCCAGAAACCAAAGCTCAAATCGTTCAAGACCTGCATAATCAAGGGTTAACGGTTGCTTTTGTTGGGGATGGGTTAAATGACTCGGCTGCCTTAGCTTATGCTGATGTATCCGTCTCTTTCCGGGATGGTTCAGACGTGGCGCGGGAAACAGCAGATGTAGTGTTAATGAGGAATAATCTCGAAGGATTAGTAGAAGCGATTACGATCGCCCGTAATGCGAAGAAAATTATCTATCAAAATGCGGGAATTGTAGGCGTACCTAACCTTTGTGGATTAGCCATTGCCGCTACCGTTGGGATCAATCCCATGACAGCAACCATGATCAACAATGGTTCAAGCGTGCTGGCAGGAATGAACGGACTTCGCCCCGTCCTGACAGCGAAAACCGAAGACGAAGAACAACAATAA
- a CDS encoding HMA2 domain-containing protein, translated as MNNVESTCEQQGFEILHSVANRVRLRALDTKTKNRLTEIAQHLRKQAGIQTVRINQDTGNLVITYDQSIVSRAQVQRFLEPYGVTQETPSPELLGSDSYAQTLKRLSSFIPPVVGIAAARGLGVGGWQGLATYIVTSRVTRGVMNQFDLPFVQGSQKDSPLEDKQGDQTLNDGTIETTQSKHPAASDYRVIHEIPGRIRLSIPRVKGDLDYVKTLENLAQRDNRITSVRVNRETGSVVIQYRTGIPSNTRKTALKSSELIALLEQIASDTLNNPNTPKNNPTSLEETTLEAPDVHNNGYGKPQEIQESLEPETVAETTDTDSLSMQESEPVLEEEKATDQPDQQEEQPVSSSEQPTNSIVAVEPDHQRFELSAEEESESPWRRFKACMLTTMLRFMANFPLQQA; from the coding sequence ATGAACAATGTAGAAAGCACCTGTGAACAGCAGGGGTTTGAAATTCTACATAGTGTTGCTAACCGGGTTCGACTGCGTGCATTAGACACAAAGACGAAAAACAGACTAACGGAAATAGCGCAACACTTGCGAAAACAAGCGGGAATACAAACAGTCCGCATCAACCAAGATACAGGTAATTTAGTGATTACCTATGATCAAAGTATAGTATCTCGCGCACAAGTGCAGCGATTTCTTGAGCCTTATGGTGTCACTCAAGAAACCCCATCACCCGAACTATTAGGGTCAGATTCCTATGCTCAAACCCTAAAACGACTATCTTCATTTATTCCTCCGGTAGTCGGGATAGCGGCAGCAAGAGGGTTAGGGGTAGGAGGTTGGCAAGGATTAGCCACCTATATCGTAACCTCTAGGGTGACTCGTGGAGTGATGAATCAATTCGATCTCCCCTTTGTACAAGGATCACAGAAAGACTCGCCATTAGAAGACAAACAAGGCGACCAAACCCTAAACGATGGGACGATCGAGACAACGCAGTCGAAACACCCGGCAGCATCGGACTATCGAGTTATCCATGAAATACCGGGAAGAATACGTCTATCGATTCCCAGAGTTAAGGGGGATCTCGACTACGTTAAAACCTTAGAAAATTTAGCTCAACGGGATAACCGAATTACCAGTGTCCGGGTGAATCGAGAAACCGGGTCAGTCGTGATCCAATATCGAACAGGGATACCCTCCAACACCAGAAAAACGGCGTTAAAATCCTCGGAGTTAATCGCTTTATTAGAGCAAATCGCCTCAGATACCCTTAATAATCCTAATACTCCTAAAAATAATCCAACTAGCTTGGAAGAAACAACCCTTGAAGCTCCCGATGTCCATAACAATGGATATGGGAAACCGCAAGAGATTCAAGAGTCGTTAGAACCAGAAACTGTAGCCGAGACTACAGACACGGATTCATTGAGTATGCAAGAGTCTGAGCCAGTTTTAGAGGAAGAAAAAGCCACAGATCAACCGGATCAACAAGAAGAACAACCGGTCTCATCCTCTGAACAACCCACTAACTCAATAGTCGCAGTAGAGCCAGATCATCAACGCTTTGAGCTTTCGGCAGAAGAAGAATCCGAGAGTCCTTGGCGACGATTTAAAGCTTGTATGCTGACGACCATGCTCAGATTTATGGCAAACTTTCCGTTGCAACAAGCCTAA
- a CDS encoding DUF5132 domain-containing protein: protein MSLIGDTFEGIGGLVEDFGLPGILVGVGALALAPVLAKTGKPVAKSVIKGSILLYEKSKGSLAEAREALEDLVAESRAELAEAQDRRLLEGSGSSSAQPEG from the coding sequence ATGTCTTTAATCGGTGATACTTTTGAAGGAATTGGTGGTTTAGTTGAAGATTTCGGTCTTCCAGGTATCCTCGTTGGTGTTGGTGCATTAGCTCTAGCTCCTGTTTTAGCCAAAACCGGTAAACCCGTTGCTAAATCTGTGATCAAAGGAAGCATTCTTTTATATGAAAAAAGCAAAGGCTCTTTAGCCGAAGCTAGAGAAGCTCTCGAAGACTTAGTAGCAGAAAGCCGGGCTGAATTAGCAGAAGCCCAAGATCGCAGACTTCTAGAAGGCTCTGGATCATCCTCTGCTCAACCGGAAGGCTAG
- a CDS encoding WD40 repeat domain-containing protein has protein sequence MEQWLSIFFKVALPVFKTLVYAGTNHLLSNVREELEDQQKHQVKQVIKTLNVRNHLSGETETIAAVEQIAELGYKTAIELHDLVKDVTTTPNQTNIDFHQQRFQQEKILQQKLVADKRKAIFQLASYQRETTLLLPEVQKSFEHWPLRLFPCQLLESHPGNQPIPLRVLLAPPQISLAQIESPSEIGKLETEKRLSQGIRKFLSQHYSLHNETRRTEFLGGAWKPENFYGEASIKALFWMLKSEPTLILESEIDGKILTFRLAYWGLGQEQYFYGTIFQIPYEEFLLESARKRALKWKETRQKLIKLGKSPEVIERLGGENISNLAILEEAEELEQAGIDITELPLALKTTYHDWENLLNFLGLCHCLVGGWIADIHYLIQNDLPPILPELLPQLIQDQLDNQSSPQLLKTTVSIYGEVLQNLAKERPYWIPELSLKLAKSLSQLPDQSLALEQVNYSLKIWLQQRQLSPVQGLQNLEIVKPTLTNQDREYLKTLQECLATLGDHQRVIQVQGLLSYLDTPKDQNIPEKQLNFSLFQTLNTTSGSVNSLTLTPDGRQLVILGDRSVIEVWTLTPSTPILTQSLTHHCGEVLAFSLSPDQQILATSDHTNTRNYIKLWHLPTETPEKTLFGHKKEIYSLMISPDGQTLISASHKIKLWNLKTGEPFQTLFGHREWITCLGITPDGHTLISGSQDKTLRVWHLTNGELYCTLTGHQGEIKTVAISPDGRFAVSGSTDNTLIVWDIKAGKLVQTLNEHTGAVNAVTFSRDGQYFVSGSDDTTIKVWNCQTLDCVQTLLGNTSPITAIALSNDGQTLINGTKDNTLQFWR, from the coding sequence ATGGAGCAATGGTTAAGTATATTTTTTAAAGTCGCTCTACCCGTATTTAAAACTCTAGTTTATGCCGGGACAAATCATCTGCTGTCTAATGTTCGAGAGGAATTAGAAGATCAGCAGAAACATCAAGTTAAACAGGTGATCAAAACCCTCAACGTCAGAAATCATCTTTCTGGCGAAACAGAAACGATCGCAGCAGTAGAGCAAATCGCCGAATTAGGATACAAAACCGCGATCGAGCTTCACGATTTAGTGAAAGATGTCACTACAACGCCCAATCAAACGAATATTGATTTTCATCAACAGCGATTTCAACAAGAAAAAATTCTACAACAAAAGTTAGTGGCTGACAAGAGAAAGGCCATTTTCCAGTTAGCGAGTTATCAACGAGAAACCACCTTACTCTTACCCGAAGTTCAAAAAAGTTTTGAACATTGGCCTTTACGTCTTTTTCCCTGTCAACTTCTAGAGAGTCATCCGGGAAATCAACCCATTCCTCTGCGGGTATTACTTGCTCCCCCACAAATATCTTTAGCACAAATCGAAAGTCCTTCAGAAATTGGCAAACTGGAAACCGAAAAAAGATTATCCCAAGGAATAAGAAAATTTCTCAGTCAACATTATTCCTTACATAATGAAACCCGACGGACAGAATTTTTAGGAGGAGCGTGGAAGCCGGAAAATTTCTATGGAGAAGCGAGTATTAAAGCTCTGTTTTGGATGCTCAAATCTGAACCGACTTTAATTTTAGAATCAGAAATCGATGGCAAAATTTTAACTTTTAGATTAGCCTATTGGGGACTAGGACAAGAGCAATATTTTTATGGCACAATTTTTCAAATTCCCTATGAAGAATTTCTCCTCGAATCAGCCCGAAAAAGAGCCTTAAAATGGAAAGAAACCCGACAAAAATTAATTAAATTAGGAAAATCTCCCGAAGTGATTGAGCGCTTAGGAGGAGAAAATATTAGTAATTTAGCCATTTTAGAAGAAGCCGAAGAATTAGAACAAGCCGGCATTGATATTACAGAATTACCATTAGCTCTAAAAACCACTTATCACGATTGGGAAAATCTCTTAAATTTCCTGGGATTATGTCATTGTTTGGTCGGCGGATGGATTGCTGACATCCATTATTTAATTCAAAATGATTTACCGCCTATCTTACCCGAATTATTGCCCCAATTAATCCAAGACCAATTAGATAATCAATCTTCTCCTCAACTGCTGAAAACAACCGTTTCTATTTATGGGGAAGTTTTGCAAAATTTAGCCAAAGAACGACCTTACTGGATTCCGGAATTGAGTTTAAAACTGGCTAAAAGTTTAAGTCAGCTTCCCGATCAATCCTTAGCACTTGAACAGGTCAATTATTCTCTCAAAATTTGGTTACAGCAGCGACAATTATCCCCCGTTCAGGGACTTCAAAACTTAGAAATCGTCAAACCTACTTTAACTAATCAAGACCGAGAGTATTTAAAAACTTTACAGGAATGTTTGGCCACTTTAGGAGATCATCAACGAGTCATACAAGTTCAAGGACTCCTCAGTTATTTAGACACTCCCAAAGACCAAAATATTCCCGAAAAGCAGCTTAATTTTTCCCTATTTCAAACCCTGAATACCACTTCCGGCAGTGTCAACTCGTTAACTCTCACTCCTGACGGAAGACAATTAGTTATCCTTGGCGATCGCTCTGTCATTGAAGTCTGGACATTAACCCCATCAACCCCCATTTTAACCCAAAGCTTAACTCACCATTGTGGTGAAGTTTTGGCCTTTTCTCTCAGTCCAGATCAACAAATTTTAGCCACCAGCGATCACACCAATACCCGAAATTATATTAAACTTTGGCATTTACCCACAGAAACTCCTGAAAAAACCTTATTTGGACATAAAAAAGAAATTTACTCTTTAATGATTAGTCCTGACGGTCAAACCTTAATCAGTGCTAGTCACAAAATTAAATTATGGAATCTCAAAACCGGCGAACCCTTTCAAACCTTATTTGGTCATCGAGAATGGATCACCTGTTTAGGGATCACTCCGGATGGACACACTCTAATCAGTGGGAGTCAAGACAAAACCCTCAGAGTGTGGCACTTGACAAATGGGGAGTTATATTGTACCTTAACCGGACATCAAGGAGAGATTAAAACTGTAGCCATTAGTCCTGATGGCAGATTTGCCGTGAGTGGGAGTACCGATAACACCCTGATTGTGTGGGATATTAAAGCCGGCAAACTGGTACAGACATTAAACGAACATACGGGAGCAGTTAACGCCGTTACCTTTAGTCGAGATGGACAATATTTTGTCAGTGGAAGCGATGATACAACGATCAAAGTCTGGAATTGTCAAACCTTAGACTGTGTACAAACCTTGCTAGGGAATACCTCCCCAATTACAGCAATTGCTTTGAGTAACGATGGACAAACCTTAATTAATGGCACTAAAGACAATACCCTACAATTTTGGCGGTAA